A segment of the Devriesea agamarum genome:
TAAATACATTTTCCCCGGAACATTCTTCCTCGGGCTGTTCCTTGTCATCCCCGTCATCCTCACCGTGGGCTATTCGTTCACGAATTTCGGCGACGGTGCTCGCGGCTCCAAAGAACAGGCCATTGAAGCCATCACCAGCAGTTCTGTGAAACAGCTCCCTGGTTCTCCGCGATACAACCTCACGGTCGCGACCAAAGCCTCCGTCGCCAAGGGGCCGTTCGAGTTTTTCCTAGTCGAGCAGAAAACCGGTGCGGTGTACCGCGGCAGTTCCGAACAACGCCTATCCCCGGTCACTCCCGGTGAGGTCGAGCTCAAGGGTCGCAGGGTGAGCGGGGCGCCCGGATACACGATTCTTACGCCGCGAGAAATTAATGCGGTCTACCGGGACCTACAAAATGTCGCGGTCCCCGTTGACAACGAGTCGGCGATCAGAATCTCCGGGGTCAACCAGGCGTTTCGGGGAACGAAGACCCTGCGCTATGACGCCTCCCAAGATGCCATCGTGAACTCTGCAACCGGCGAAACCTTCCGGGTGGGGATGGTCGGCACCTCGGAATATTTCGTCAATGCCGACGGCAAGCCGGCTTTCCCTCAGTCCTGGTTACAGGGGGTCGGGTTCGCCAACTACACGCGGCTATTTACCGACGCCAGCATCGGCTCCCAGTTCGCACGAGCCCTGGGATGGAACCTGATATTCGCCTTCGGATCCGTTCTGCTCACCTTCGCGCTTGGGCTCTTTCTAGCCATCGTGCTCAATGATGACCGTATCCGAGGCAAACGGGTGTACCGGTCCTTCCTGCTGCTGCCCTACGCGGTGCCCGGATTTATTGCCCTACTGCTGTGGGCAAACTTCTATAACCGCGATTTCGGGCTGATTAATCAGACGCTTGGCCTGCATATTGACTGGCTCGGGGATCCCACCTGGGCCAAATGTGCCGTCCTGCTGACGAACTTGTGGATGGGTTTTCCTTACATGTTTATCGTCTCCACGGGTGCGCTCCAGGCTATTCCTCAAGACGTGCGCGAAGCCGCCCGGATCGACGGCGCGAGTGGGCTTCAAACCACCCTGCGGGTTGTTACCCCGCTCTTGCTGGTCGCGGTCGCACCGCTGCTGATTTCGAGCTTCGCCTACAACTTCAATAACTTCAACGCGATTCAGCTGCTCACCGGGGGCGGGCCCTTCCCGCCGGGTGAGTACACGCGCGGTGGCACCGACATTCTCATTTCGATGGTGTACCACATCGCCTTCGGTGGTTCCGGCGCAGAATTCGGCTTCGCTTCGGCGGTATCGGTGGCGCTCTTTGTTCTCACTGGGTTCCTCGCAGCCGTCCAATTCCGCATGACCCGGCTGTTAGAAGACGTCAATTGAGTGCCGCATGAGGAGCACAACCATGACCACATCACACACCCCGGCATCCTCGGACACACCAGCCCGCCCCACAGCATTGCGCCAGCGCAAGCTACCGCTGGGCCGCTGGATGCGCGAAGTCGGATGGCGCCACCTGGTCGGGCTCATCGCCCTGGCATTCGCTATTTTCCCCATTCTGTACGTGATCTCGGCGTCGCTTAATCCCTTGGGGACGATCTCCAGCACTCAGATCATTCCCCGGGAGGTGAGCTTCGAGAATTACTCCAAACTGCTTTCCGGTCAGCATGGGCCATTCTTGTCCTGGTACCTCAACACGGTGATCGTCTGCGTGGTGGTATCGATCATCCAAGTGTTTCTCTCGGTTCTCGCGTCCTACGCGTTTAGCCGTTTCCGGTTCACTGGACGTCGCGGCGGCCTGCTCTGCCTGCTGTTAATCATGATGTTCCCCGCGATCCTCGCCATGATCTCGATCTACTCGATGATCTCGGACATCGGCCAGGTGATACCACTGTTCGGTTTAAACACCTTGCCGGGCTATATTCTCGTGCTACTCGGCGGCTCCCTCGGGCAGGTATGGCTGATCAAAGGATTTTTCGACACCGTTCCCAAAGAGCTCGACGAAGCGGCCATCATTGACGGTTGCTCGCACTGGCAAGTTTTCAGCCGCATCCTGCTACCGGCGCTCACCCCGATTCTCGCCACCACGTTGCTGCTGAGCTTGGTGGGTGTGATGAGCGACTTCCTTTTAGGTTCGCTCCTGCTCACCGACGATTCGACGAAGACGCTCGCCGTGGGCATGTACGGGCTGCTCAACGCCGATAAATCCAATAACCTGGGGGTGTTCGCCGCCGGATCCGTGCTCATCATGATTCCGGTCATCGCGCTTTACCAGTTCCTACAGCGCTACATTATCGGCGGCTCCACCGCAGGGGCTGTGAAGGGGTAGAGGCAGAAACCACTCCAATGCGCTGTCCTCGCAGGCGGCCATCCCCATAGCTCAATGACAGGAGAACTCCCTATGTCCCATGAATGGTGGCGCGACGCCGTCGTATATCAGGTGTATCCACGCTCTTTTGCCGACCACAACGGTGATGGCATGGGCGATCTCCCAGGGATCACCGAAAAACTCCCCTATCTCAAAGAACTGGGGGTCGATGCCATCTGGATGTCACCCTTCTACACCTCGCCCCAAAACGATGCGGGGTACGACGTCGCCAACTACACCGATGTTGACCCTCGGTTCGGCACCCTGGGCGATTTCGATACGCTCATGGAACGGGCGCGCGAACTCGGAATTAAAGTTCTCGTCGACATCGTCCCCAACCATTCGTCCTCTGAGCATCCGCTGTTTCAGGAAGCGCTCGCCGCACAACCCGGGTCGGCGGCGCGAGATATGTATATATTCCGCGACGGCACAGGCGAATCCGGCGAGCTTCCCCCCAATAACTGGCAGTCGATCTTTCACGGCGATGGCTGGACCCGCGTGACCGAAACCGACGGCTCACCTGGCCAGTGGTACCTGCATCTTTTCGACACCACCCAGCCAGACTGGAACTGGGATAATCCACGCGTCCATGAGCTCTTCCACGATGTGCTGCGCTTTTGGTTAGATCGCGGCGTCGCCGGGGTACGCGTAGATGTGGCGCATGGACTAGTCAAAGCCCCCGGGTTACCGGATGCGGTCAGCAATCAGGAAGGCCTGATTGACACCGATGAGAACCAGACGCCCCCGTTCTTCGATCAGGATGGCGTGCACGACATCTACCGCGAGTGGCGAAAAATATTCGACTCCTACGACGGTGACCGCATGATGGTCGGTGAATGCTGGGTGCCGGTTGAACGCATGGCCCTATATGTGCGCCCCGGTGAAATGCATCAGATCTTTAATTTCTCGTTCCTGCTAGCCCGCTGGGATGAAGAGAAGATCCGCAGTGCTATCGACACGCCTCTGCGTGACGCTACGGCGGTCGGGGCGCCGACCACCTGGGTGCTGTCCAATCACGATGTGATCCGTCATGCCTCCCGGTACGGATTCAGCCCGGATCGCATTCTGGGTGAAGGCCTCGGCCCTGATGAGGACCAACCAGATCGCATCCTTGGGTTGCGGCGGGCTCGCGCCATGACCGTGCTCATGCTGTCCCTGCCGGGTTCTGCATATATCTATCAGGGCGAAGAGCTCGGGCTGCCTGAGGTTCCCGAGATCCCCGACGAACTGCGTGAAGATCCCGCGCATAAGCGTGCAGGTGTGCCGGGCCGCGACGGATGCCGGGTCCCGATTCCCTGGGAGGCTGACGCCCCGGCGTTCGGCTTCTCCCCCACCGGCGCGTCGTGGCTGCCGCAGCCGGAGTATTTCCGCCAGTACGCTGCCGACTCACAAACCGGCGTGGCGGGATCGACGCTTGAAATGTATCGGCAAGCCTTGCGTCTGCGCCGCGAATATCGGCTCGGATCTTCGGATATGACCTGGTGCGATGACCTTGCCCCCGGCGTGCTCACGCTTCAAGTTGGTCAGATCACGGTCTACCTCAACACCTCTGAGCATACTGTTCCTCTTCCCGACGGGGCACAAGTCCTTTTGACCTCGGCCGATCAGGAACAGCCCAAGCGCGACCACGCCCCACAGCTAGCACCCGATACAGCGATATGGGTCCGCGGATAACCCCGTAGGAGCACCTGACCCCATGCCCGCACCTTCATCGTCCCCTAGCCTTCCTACCGAGTCTGGGGGACGATGAGGGCCTGGCCCCTGGTAGATTGTTTTGGTCCTCGTGCACCTCGCCTCATCCCGGCAGCTCGCGGTCAGTGACGCGTACCGTCGCGTTCTCGCCGAATGCACGCATCGCCCGAGAACAGTCCAGAGAGCAGAAAGGCCCCGCCCTCATGTGCGGTTTCACCGGTTTCGTCGATCCTACGCTCGCGGATAAGCAACCCGTGATCTCCGCGATGGCTGCGCAGATCATTCACCGCGGCCCCGACCAGGAGGGGTATTTCACCGACGACGACATCGCCCTGGGTTTTCGGCGACTATCGATTATCGACCTCAGCCACGGCGACCAGCCCATCGTCAGCCAGGACGGCACGAAGGTCATCGTTTTCAATGGCGAGATCTACAACTACCGGGAACTGCGAGCCGAACTGGTCGAGGCAGGTCTCAGCTTCCGCACCCACTCAGACACCGAAGTCATTCTGCGCGGTTTCGAGCACTGGGGCCAGGATGTTCTGGCTCGTCTACGCGGAATGTTTGCTTTTGTCATCTGGGATACGCAAACCAAGACGCTTTTTGGCGCCCGCGACCCCTTCGGCATCAAACCGTTCTATTACCAGCACAACGACGATGTGTTGATCTTCGGTTCGGAAATTAAATCCTTCCTCCCGCAGCCGAACTTCACCAAAGAAGTCAACACCTCCGTTCTTCCTGACTACCTCTCGTTCGAGTACATTCCGTTCCGCGAAACCCTCTTTTCGGGCGTTCATAAACTGCTCGGCGGCGAATGCTTCACCTTCACCGACGGCAACCTCAGTATCCGTCGCTACCACTCGCTCGAATTCGATATTGACGACAGTAAGTCGCTCGACGACTGGACGCGCATCATCCAGGACGCCGTCGAAGAGTCGGTAGCCGCACACCAAATCGCCGATGTCGAGGTGGGATGCTTCCTGTCCTCTGGTATCGACAGCTCCTACATCACCAAGGAGATGACGAAAACCGGGAACCGGATTAAAGCGTTTTCGGTTGGCTACGCGGAAGAAAAGTACAGTGAGCTGTCGTACGCCCGGGACTTCGCCCAGAAGATAGATGCTGAGTTCCACGAAAAGCAGATCACCGCGGACGAAACTTTCGCTGCCGTGCCGCGGATTCAGTATCTGATGGATGAACCGCTGCCGAACCCATCAGCGCTGCCCCTGTTCTTCCTCACCCAGGCCGCCGCTGAACAGGTCAAAGTCGTCGTCTCCGGCGAAGGCGCCGACGAATTGTTCGGGGGGTACAACCAGTACCGGGAACCACTGGATTACTCCACCTACCAGAAGGTACCTGCCCCGGTGCGCCGCGGCATTGCAGCTATCGCATCCCGGCTCCCCAATTTCCGCGGTAAACGCTTCCTTCTGCGCAACGCCACATCGCTGCCCGAAAGATTCTTCCGCAATAACTACGTCTTTTCGCCGGAGGAACGGCAAAAAGTTTTGCGGGCGCCAATTCCCGCACCCAGTTCAGCCTCAAGGACCAAACCGCTGTTCGATCATGTGGCCCATCTCGACGATGTGACCCAAATGCAGTACGTGGATATCCACACCTGGATGCTGTACGACATTTTACAAAAGGCGGACAAGATGTCGATGGCGCACTCTTTGGAACTGCGGGTTCCTTTCCTCGACCTGCGCGTCTTTGACGTCGCCCGACGCATTCCCAGTAGATTCCGAGTCACCAAAGAGAACACCAAAATTGCGCTGCGCCGCACGGCATTGCGCGAGATTCCCGAACGCACTGCGAACAAGAAAAAACTGGGTTTCCCGGTTCCGCTGAATGATTGGCTGCGCCAGGAACCGTACGTCAGCGAGGTGCGGGCACGCTTTTCCAGCGATGAGGCGGGACTCTTTTTCAACCGCGACTACATTCTCGGCATGCTGGAGACGCACCAGACCGGGGTGAACGGCTATATGAAACGCATCTGGTCGATCTACTGTTTCCTAGTGTGGTACGACGAGTTTTTCGTCAAACGCTGACAGTGTCTAGGTCCTCTGCTCGCAGATCAATCCAAAGGTTTCTCATGCACCGTACCCCTGCCCCCAGCGACGCCCCCTTCGACGTTGTTTTACTTGGCTCGGGCCTTGGCATTTACGCGCTATCTCGCGCATTCCACGAAGCGTACGGCGTAGTCAGCACTGTCGTGGCAGTCGGCGCACCCGAACCGTTTAGGCGCAGCATCACCTGCCAGGTGCATGACCTTCCCTCCGGCAGCACCGATGAGGACCGACTCAAGACCCTGCTTGCGCTCGCTGAGGCTCGCGGGTACTCGTCGGCTGGATCAGCTCAGTCCGGATCTGAGGATTCAGAATCGGCTAAGGCCGACGATGCAAAGGTCACCGGGAGTGATGATTCCGGTGTGCCGGGAACAGGCAGGCGCGAGGCGGCCCAGACCGGCGGAGCCGAAGCAACCTATGGTGCCGAGCCGGGGATATCTGGCGCTTGTGATCACGGTCGGCCTGCGGTGCTGATGTGCAATACCGACGGAGATATCGCTTTTATTGCGCGTCATGCCGACGCTTTAGCCCCTTATTATGTGCTGCGCCTGCCCGACCTCACCACGGTCGAACGCCTATCCGATAAGGCCGAGTTCACGGCTCTGTGCGGTGAGCTCGGTATCGATGCACCGCGCACCCTGACCCTCGATTTCAGGAACGGCCAGCGCCCGGAGATTCCGCATATCGACGCTGGATTCCCCGTCGTCGCCAAGCCAGCTGTGAGCGAACCCCATGTGCGTCTGCGCATGGACGGGAAGAAAAAGGTGTATTTCCTGTCCGACGAAGGGCAACTGCGCGAATTGGTTGATCGTCTATATGAGGCTGGATTCCGCGACCGTTTCGTGGTGCAGGAGCTGATCCCTGGTGACGACACCTATATGCGCTCCATTACCGCTTATCGCGATGCCCGCGGAGTGGTAACACTTGCGGCAAGTGCCGCTGTGCTGCTGGAAGAGCACACTCCAGACGCTTTAGGGCGGCCCGCCGCCATGCTGACTCACACCTATTCCGAGGCTCTTACTCAGGCCCGGGCCATCTTGGAGGCAACCCAGTACATCGGGTTTGCCAACTTCGATATTAAAGAAGATCCTCGCACGGGAACGCTGCACTTTTTGGAGGTGAACCCGCGCATCGGCCGCAATAGTTTCTACGTCACCGGGGCAGGAGCCAATATCGCCCGCTTCATTGTGGAGGATGGCGTCTTTAACCGCGCGGTAGAACCGGTGTTCGGTGTTCCCGAGATTTTGTATTCGATGGTGCCAACCGGCTTGCTCATGCGGTATGTCACCGACCCTGAGCAGCGCAGGCATGTACGTGCAATCGCTCACCGTGGGGTTGTTGATCCGTGGCTATACAAAGCCGAAGGCGCGTGGATGCGCACCTATGCGCGGGTCACCCGATTCAACCATGTCCGGAAGTTCTTGAAGTATTACCCGCGCCCAACCTCTACCGGTTTTTAACTGTCGATGCTAGGGTCGCTGCTAGGTGTACAAAGCGGAAGCTAAGTACACAAAAGTGGCAGTCTAGGCTTACGACTAGCAGCCATGCCATCATCAGCAATGAACGGTCTGCGAGGTAAGGACATGAGCGTTTTTGCTTTACAAGCATCTGAGATTATTTTTCTCTGCGCAATTATTGCGGTCTTCATCGTTGCTATCGCATTGATCATTTATTTCGTGCGCCGGTGAGTAACGGGGGGAGGACGCGATGGGGCGGATGCTGCGCTCTAGTAATGGATCGCTCGGCTACTAAGCAGCTGGCACATTGACCACGCTTCACGTAATCCTATTCATATAGCCATATAACCATATAGCGATACTCACTTAGATTGAGAGCCGCTTTCCAGAGTAGCGCGATCCAGATCTTTAACTCTTTCCGCATCCCGACTTAGCGTGGCGGTTCTTCTCATGGGCCGATAGGTAAGCGCGCTGAGGAGGACACCTGTCACCACGAGAGCCGCCCCGGTAACTTCACCGATACGGACAACCTCGTGAAAGATGAGCCAGGCTGTCGGCATGCCAAAAATCGGCACGAGAAGCGAGAAGGGTGCAACTGATCCCGCCGGGTGCCGCGACATGAGCCACGTCCAGATACCGGATGCAATCACCGTCGCCACGATCACGGTAAACAGAAGACCCAGAGTCGGACCAATACCTTCGGGAGTAACTGCCACCCGAAGTGCGTTTGCGATCCGTTGCGGCCCTTCACATATCCAGCTGAGCACAAACATCGGAATCGGCGGAATCACGGTCATCCACAGCATCAAGCGGAACGGCTCTGTGGTGCGCGCCTGACGGTTGCAGATGTTCCCAATCGCCCAACCGAGGGCACCGATGAGAGTGAGCAGGAAGGGAAGAAAAGTTGCGTGTTCAGCGCGTTGCCACCCGACCAGGGATAGCCCGGCAATAGCGATTACGATGCCGACTGCGCGAAATAGCGTGATCGACTCCTTGAAGAACAAGGCACCCAAGATCACGGTGAACGGCGCGGAGGCTTGGAGAACAAGGGAGGCAAGTCCCGCCGGCATTCCGACTGACATACCCCAGTACAGGAAACCAAATTGGAGAACCCCAAAGCCGGCACCGTATCCGAGGAGCCACCTCCACTTAACCTGCGGGCGGGGAATAAACAGCACGGTCGGAACCGCAAGCAGGCCGAATCTAATAGCGGCAAGCAGTAATGGCGGGTAGGTTTCGAGGGAAATGTCGATTGCTACAAAGTTGATTCCCCAAAGTGCGGCAACCAGAACGGCGAGTGGAACATGACGTACGGGCATACGCCCATCGTCACAGCAAATTTATTAAAGGACAACTGAAACTTTCAACATATACATTGTAGGTTACCTACATGGATATACGGCATCTTCAACTGCTCCGTGAACTCGCCGACCGCGGCAGCATCACCGCGGTAGCGGAGGCAACACACCGCACTGCATCCGCCGTCTCCCAGCAGCTCCGGACCGCTCAACGAGACGCAGGCATGCAGCTTGTCGAGCCGGAAGGACGCGGCGTGCGACTCACCGACGCTGGGCGAATCCTCGCAGCAGGCGGCGTCGAGATCGAGACAATTTTGGCGGCAGTACAAGCTCGCTGGGATGCATACCGACAGGACCCGGGTGGAGCTGTATCTATCGTTGCGTTTCCAAGTGCTGCCACTTTACTTTTCCCTCGCGCCTTACAAGCTGCGGCACACGCCGGAATAGATCTACACATTACTGATCTCGATCCAGCCGAACACGAGTTCGCCGAGCTCACGAGGGATTACGACATTGTGATCGCCCACAGCCTGAATCACCCGGAACCCACCGGCACAACCGGTCTTACTGTTCGTAAACTGATACAGGAACCCCTCGACATCGCATTAGCAGCTACCCATCCTCTCGCCTCACGCACAGCTCTACGCTCCAAAGACGTTGCAGACGCGAACTGGATTGGTGTACCCGAGGGATATCCATTCGATACCGTGCTCACATCTATCGCTACACGACTCGGAAAACCTCTCAACATCACACAGCGAGTCCGCGACAATCGCCTGATCGAAGCGCTTGTCTCCGCGAGCAATCAGCTTGCGGTGCTACCCCGCTTCACTACCCCTGCCAGCGACAGGCTAAAACTGATCCCGATCGTTGATGTATATACCAGCCGCTATCTGTCAGCGATCATGCGACCTGACCGCGCTCAGCGCCGAGCAGTTCAATCAATGCTGAGGGCTATTACAGAGGCTGCACAACAAGCTTCGCACCGATCATCACTGTGACCTGACGGGTCCTGAGTGGTGGATGATGCTTTTCAGCAGGTCACAGTCGTGTACCGCGTCCAGAGCACTAGTGTCCAAGCTCTCGCACCGTGTCCTTCCCTGCCATGTCTAGCAACCGTGTCGGGGATAGCTCATCCCCGTTCACACTCTTGGTAGCAAGAAATTTCGATCGGGTTCACGCATATCAAGACCCGGCATCGACGTACGTACATCGGGCATGTCGATCTTCGGACGCATCTCAAGATCGGCCTGGAGTCCACCTTGAATCAGGCCACGTTTTGCCCGGTCTAGGCTTCTTTTGATAGATCCCGCACTAGGTAGATCTCTGGCACTCGCGGATCAGCTACTCCCCCGCCTCACTACCAGCGTGCTGCGCATCAAGTGGCCAAAAGCATCAGGAAAAAGCGGGGCTGAGTTCTTTGCCAACCGCCCGCACAGTTGCTCGAGCAAGCTCCGTCAAGGAATCGACGAGCCGTTTATCGCCTCGGTAACCGTACTGGTCAAAAACTACCGACAGCTCCGTGCACCCCAGAATGACTGCTCCCGCCCCGGCATCAATCATCTGCGCCACCGCATCATCGAACAGACCTAGATCCACCGGCTGGCCCGCCTTGACCTGGTCGTAAATAACGGTATTGATCATGTCCTGAACGGGGCGCGAAGGAAGCATGGGGGTGCTTCCGAGAGCATCCAGATCGCGCTGATACACCTCCGCGCGCACATTGCCTTCGGTAGCAAAAATAGCGACCGGCGCACCCGAGTGCGCCACAACCTCTGCCGCACTGTGGGCGGTGGTTTCCACAATGCTGAGCAGGGGAATATCGATAGCGCGCATAATGTGCTCGCTGTAGTGGTGGGCGGTGTTACACGGTAAAACTAACAGGTCCACTCCGGCTGCCTGCAACATGCGCGCATCCTGTGCCAGCACAGGCCCAGGGTCCGGGTGGTTGTCGGGATCGAGAATGTGCGCGGTACGGTCCGGAACCGTTGAATGCTGGGCAACTAACGCGTCGATATGCCCCTGATCTGTGGAAGATCGGGTAGCCCTCACCAGCACGTCAAGAAAAGTTGCGGTCGCAGCTGGCCCCACCCCGCCGAGCACGCCCACGACCGGATTGCTCCAGCCTTTACCAAGCTGGGCTAACTGATTCGGATCAGACGCCAACATATTCGCTGCACCCTCAGGCAGGTCCGAACTCACGCCTGGCCTCGTACCGGATGCGGACGGTAGTAGCGACGGAACTTCTTCACATAGTTCATTTGAGATAGCGCAATATATGCCCAGCGTTTCGGATCAGTTTCAACCCCGCGATACACCAAGGGGTTCTTCACCTTCTTCGCAGCGAGCACACGATCTAACTGTTCGCGGGCATCCGGCAGTGTGGTGTAGTGCCGCACGAGCCGGGCGGGAACCACCGTGTACAGCACTTCGTCCTGTTCCTGAATTAGCGAGGTTCCCTCGGGCAACGTTCTGCGGATCAGCTCGTCGACGTAATAGGTGACCGGGTTATGGCCGCCTGCGGTGACGTAGTAATTCGACCGACCCAAACGCGGATTCAGTTCAAAAAACTTGGTTTTTCCATCTCGCGGATCATATTTGAGGTCAAAATTCGCGTATCCAGTCCACTGCAATTCGGAGAGTAGTTTTTGAGCCTGAGCCACCATCTCAGGATTCACGCCAGTCACAATAGCTGCCGGGTTGCCAATGGCGCCGGGGCTGTGTTCTTCCAGCAAGGTCCGCCCCCACGACGCAAAGCGAACCTGCGAGGTGCGATCGCAGTAGCAGGTGAGGATCCGCATGTTTTGGTCATCGCCCGGGATCATGTCCTGGACGATTATGCTTTCGCGATAGCCCGCAGCTCGGATGGTGCGCAGCAGCGCTAAAAGGTCGTGCCGGGATGCCACCGTATGCACTTTGGACTTACCCTCAAAGGAAATCTTTTTCCATTCCGAGACTTCCGCAGGCTTGGCTATCACCGGGTAGATGAAGGGGATCTCGAGATTCGGATCCACATCCTCGGCCAGATTGACAACCCGAGTTGCAGGATGGTCAATCCCGAGCCGTTCGCACAGCGCTGTGAAGTTTTGTTTCTGGGTCCCAGCGTCGAACTGTTCCCGGGAGACATAGGGAACCACCCAACGCTGATCCAGACGATCCCTCAGGCCAATAATGGCTTTCACGGTTGCATCTGCGGAGCCGAGCAGAAGCAGTTTTCCATCCGGGTGGGTTCGCCCGACGTCCTCTAGGACGGGTAGCAACGCCTGAGAATCGAACGGGTCTAAGCAGGTGACGTTGTCGATGATCCGTGAGCGGTCAACGTGCCAGCCTCGCAGCTTAGAAATGACGACGGTGCTCTTCCCATAGGCTTCGTGGAACGCACGCGCCAGGGAATAGGCACCGATATCTCCTCCGACGACGACGGGGGTGAAGTCCTGATCGTGTGCCTGGTCCATGGGGCGAGTCTAGTGGCGATATGGGCCCGCTAGCCCGCAAGCACGGGTGTGACAGCCGACTCTGCCGCTCGGAGTCCAAACAGATCTAGTCGTGTGTG
Coding sequences within it:
- the cuyB gene encoding cysteate racemase; the protein is MSSDLPEGAANMLASDPNQLAQLGKGWSNPVVGVLGGVGPAATATFLDVLVRATRSSTDQGHIDALVAQHSTVPDRTAHILDPDNHPDPGPVLAQDARMLQAAGVDLLVLPCNTAHHYSEHIMRAIDIPLLSIVETTAHSAAEVVAHSGAPVAIFATEGNVRAEVYQRDLDALGSTPMLPSRPVQDMINTVIYDQVKAGQPVDLGLFDDAVAQMIDAGAGAVILGCTELSVVFDQYGYRGDKRLVDSLTELARATVRAVGKELSPAFS
- a CDS encoding carboxylate--amine ligase; the encoded protein is MDQAHDQDFTPVVVGGDIGAYSLARAFHEAYGKSTVVISKLRGWHVDRSRIIDNVTCLDPFDSQALLPVLEDVGRTHPDGKLLLLGSADATVKAIIGLRDRLDQRWVVPYVSREQFDAGTQKQNFTALCERLGIDHPATRVVNLAEDVDPNLEIPFIYPVIAKPAEVSEWKKISFEGKSKVHTVASRHDLLALLRTIRAAGYRESIIVQDMIPGDDQNMRILTCYCDRTSQVRFASWGRTLLEEHSPGAIGNPAAIVTGVNPEMVAQAQKLLSELQWTGYANFDLKYDPRDGKTKFFELNPRLGRSNYYVTAGGHNPVTYYVDELIRRTLPEGTSLIQEQDEVLYTVVPARLVRHYTTLPDAREQLDRVLAAKKVKNPLVYRGVETDPKRWAYIALSQMNYVKKFRRYYRPHPVRGQA